In a genomic window of Leptospira brenneri:
- a CDS encoding protein-glutamate methylesterase/protein-glutamine glutaminase codes for MNRKPTVVIIDDSLLVRNILSDVLTKKDEVQVIATGKTGMDCIDLAGKLKPDFIVLDIEMPIMDGLTALAEIKKLKLSTHVIMLSVLTQHGADATFKALELGAVDFIPKPSSGNQFSPEDVAAVLSAKIKGFSDSKLPNSDILVKPERTERQLNKSFQKPIKVDAIGIGTSTGGPKALQTVFAGIPEDFAKPIFVVQHMPAGFTKAFADRLNSLSKIQVKEAEQGDLVQSGMAYIAPGDYQMKVINKGKDRVIELTHTGQVNGHRPSIEVLFDSLVEAYGGDHLLSMIMTGMGKDGSQSITNIHAKGGITLAQNEATSVVYGMNRVAVELGGIDFVLPVDELVPKMIELLKSRGN; via the coding sequence ATGAATAGAAAACCAACCGTTGTTATCATTGATGACTCACTTCTCGTGAGGAATATCTTAAGTGATGTCCTCACCAAAAAGGATGAAGTGCAAGTCATAGCCACCGGCAAAACCGGAATGGATTGTATTGATTTAGCGGGAAAGTTAAAACCAGATTTTATTGTTTTAGACATTGAGATGCCGATTATGGATGGCCTCACTGCACTTGCGGAAATTAAAAAATTAAAACTCTCCACACATGTGATCATGCTTTCCGTGTTAACCCAACATGGAGCAGATGCCACATTCAAAGCCTTGGAACTTGGTGCCGTTGATTTCATTCCCAAACCTTCCAGCGGAAATCAGTTCTCACCCGAAGATGTGGCTGCGGTATTGTCCGCAAAAATCAAAGGATTTTCCGATTCTAAGCTTCCTAATTCGGATATTTTGGTAAAACCAGAACGTACCGAACGCCAATTAAATAAAAGTTTTCAAAAACCGATCAAAGTAGACGCTATCGGAATAGGGACCTCCACTGGCGGGCCGAAAGCCTTACAAACTGTCTTTGCGGGTATCCCTGAAGACTTTGCGAAACCTATATTTGTCGTACAACATATGCCAGCTGGGTTTACGAAGGCATTTGCAGATAGATTGAATTCCTTGTCTAAAATACAAGTGAAAGAAGCAGAGCAGGGTGACTTAGTTCAGTCTGGAATGGCTTACATAGCGCCTGGTGATTACCAAATGAAGGTAATCAACAAGGGAAAAGACCGAGTCATTGAACTCACCCATACAGGGCAAGTCAATGGACATAGGCCATCCATTGAAGTATTGTTTGATAGTTTGGTGGAAGCATATGGTGGAGATCATCTTTTATCCATGATCATGACGGGTATGGGTAAAGATGGATCGCAATCAATCACCAACATTCACGCTAAAGGTGGTATTACTTTGGCGCAGAATGAAGCAACATCGGTAGTTTATGGAATGAACCGTGTTGCAGTAGAACTCGGAGGAATTGATTTTGTTCTTCCGGTGGATGAATTAGTACCAAAAATGATTGAGTTATTAAAGTCGAGAGGGAATTAA
- a CDS encoding response regulator has product MARILVVDDAKFMRTLVKDALVGAGHEIVGEAENGNIAVEQYKNLKPDLVTMDITMREKDGIEATKEIIKFDASAKIIMVTALGQEDLLAKAIKMGVKDFVVKPFPPERLQQAAAKALGL; this is encoded by the coding sequence ATGGCAAGAATTTTGGTTGTAGATGATGCAAAATTCATGAGAACGCTAGTAAAAGATGCGTTAGTTGGTGCGGGTCACGAGATCGTAGGTGAAGCTGAGAACGGTAATATTGCGGTAGAACAGTATAAAAACCTCAAACCAGATTTGGTCACGATGGACATTACCATGCGCGAAAAAGATGGAATTGAAGCTACAAAAGAAATTATCAAGTTTGATGCTTCTGCTAAAATCATTATGGTAACTGCTCTTGGTCAGGAAGATTTATTAGCAAAGGCAATTAAGATGGGTGTGAAGGACTTTGTTGTTAAACCTTTCCCTCCAGAAAGATTGCAACAAGCTGCAGCAAAAGCACTAGGTTTATAG
- a CDS encoding segregation and condensation protein A, translated as MSQTPEFIVRWQNQDGGLTEGPLTVLWSLIDSYKVDIFEVSLSRITSDFIQFLRTSQSLSIELTSEFAVMASHLVYLKSKALLPDPGFEEEDYDPPLPKELVDKLLEHKKFQMAGQRLAELDRLTAGMFTRETNQVLDETEVWLDVSLVDLISAFNSILEQESSNEIEDLLPIYEGVAQYSVEDKMAYLQGLLEKTGEIHFMDLFETEKPEKKEIVAAFLAVLEVVKIRVCKVLQHAVFGEIKIVKV; from the coding sequence GTGTCCCAAACCCCGGAGTTTATCGTCCGGTGGCAAAACCAGGACGGAGGACTGACAGAAGGACCTTTAACGGTTTTATGGTCTCTGATTGATAGTTATAAGGTTGATATTTTTGAAGTCTCCCTTTCGCGTATCACATCTGATTTCATTCAATTTTTGAGAACCAGTCAGTCCTTGTCGATTGAACTTACTTCTGAGTTTGCTGTTATGGCATCTCATTTGGTGTATTTAAAGTCCAAAGCCTTGTTGCCGGATCCTGGTTTCGAGGAAGAGGATTATGATCCACCGCTTCCCAAAGAGCTAGTTGATAAATTACTCGAACACAAAAAGTTTCAAATGGCCGGGCAACGTCTGGCGGAACTGGACAGATTGACCGCAGGTATGTTCACTCGGGAAACCAACCAAGTTTTGGATGAAACCGAAGTTTGGTTGGATGTCAGCCTAGTGGACTTAATTTCTGCTTTTAATTCGATTTTGGAACAAGAGAGTTCCAATGAAATCGAAGACCTTCTCCCTATCTACGAGGGTGTGGCCCAGTATTCCGTAGAAGATAAAATGGCCTATTTACAGGGTCTTTTGGAAAAAACCGGGGAAATCCATTTTATGGATTTGTTTGAGACGGAAAAACCGGAAAAAAAAGAAATCGTCGCTGCCTTCCTTGCTGTATTAGAAGTTGTTAAAATCCGAGTTTGCAAAGTCCTCCAACATGCAGTTTTCGGTGAAATCAAAATAGTCAAGGTTTAG
- the scpB gene encoding SMC-Scp complex subunit ScpB, translating to MEERTYTKGLLEALLFLSSDPIKLSALAKSAGIEKTEARELLDELILDYEEKEGGFLLREIAGGYQFITNQKYSEILAHIFKDKKRETLSRGTLDTLAIIAYKQPITLTELDEIRGVSSRAMVASLMSKKLVKAVGQKEVPGRPTLYGTTNEFLLHFGLSKLTDLPTPVEVKELKFEEFTPESIIVTDETEMNPDFDKSTLPAELQEGSYE from the coding sequence TTGGAAGAAAGAACTTATACCAAGGGCCTTCTTGAGGCACTTCTTTTTTTATCTTCAGATCCAATCAAATTGTCTGCACTTGCCAAGTCAGCTGGGATCGAAAAAACAGAAGCTCGGGAACTCCTAGATGAACTCATTTTAGATTACGAAGAAAAGGAAGGTGGTTTTTTACTTAGAGAAATCGCCGGTGGTTACCAGTTCATCACCAACCAAAAATATAGCGAAATACTCGCCCATATCTTTAAAGATAAAAAAAGAGAAACTCTTTCTCGCGGAACATTGGACACTTTGGCCATCATTGCTTACAAACAACCGATCACATTAACAGAGTTAGACGAAATTCGTGGAGTTTCTTCTCGTGCTATGGTGGCAAGCCTTATGTCTAAAAAATTGGTAAAAGCCGTGGGCCAAAAGGAAGTTCCTGGAAGACCTACACTATACGGAACAACCAATGAATTCTTGTTACATTTTGGACTGAGTAAACTAACTGACCTTCCGACTCCTGTCGAAGTCAAAGAACTTAAATTCGAAGAGTTTACACCAGAATCTATCATTGTTACTGATGAAACAGAGATGAATCCTGATTTTGATAAAAGCACACTGCCGGCAGAATTACAAGAAGGGTCTTATGAGTAG
- the pheA gene encoding prephenate dehydratase: MSSAEEELKKLRADIDSLDHEIIALIQKRAGFAQEIGRVKKESGGPIYRPDREKDVYEKVTKISGGPLPSSVIRAIYREMMSGTIALEHPLKIGFLGPEGSFSHSALRSKFGISIEAVPQTSIPDVFRMVEEGKLDYGVVPVENSTEGQVSSTLDMFLETDLVVYSELYQRISFSLLGFETDLSAVKKIYGIRIGNEQCRNWISANLPNAEVVDTSSTAMAAKLVSERKDGLAIASKIAGEIYNLNVIAEGIEDYSGNTTRFLVIGKTLSPQTKEDKTSVVFSIPNQTGSLFAILKTFNDVPVNLTKIESRPLKRNLWEYHFFIDFIGHKDDPKIAELLEKVKSQCTLFKLLGSYPTAGSFPT, encoded by the coding sequence ATGAGTAGTGCAGAAGAAGAACTAAAAAAACTCCGTGCCGATATCGATTCACTTGATCATGAAATCATTGCACTCATTCAAAAACGGGCTGGTTTTGCACAAGAAATTGGTCGTGTGAAAAAAGAATCTGGTGGTCCCATTTACCGTCCTGATCGCGAAAAAGACGTATATGAAAAAGTAACCAAAATCTCTGGTGGACCACTTCCATCTTCGGTGATTCGAGCCATCTATAGAGAGATGATGTCGGGAACAATTGCCTTAGAACATCCGTTAAAGATTGGATTTTTAGGACCAGAGGGAAGTTTTTCTCATTCAGCCCTTCGTTCCAAATTTGGAATTTCCATTGAAGCAGTTCCACAGACTTCTATCCCCGATGTATTTCGTATGGTAGAGGAAGGGAAGTTGGATTATGGTGTTGTTCCTGTTGAAAATTCCACAGAAGGGCAAGTCAGTTCCACTTTGGATATGTTTTTGGAAACAGACCTTGTCGTATATTCAGAGTTATACCAAAGGATATCTTTTTCTTTACTTGGATTTGAAACTGATCTTTCTGCAGTCAAAAAAATTTATGGAATCCGGATTGGAAATGAACAGTGTCGCAATTGGATTTCTGCGAACCTTCCAAATGCAGAAGTTGTTGATACTTCTTCAACGGCAATGGCAGCCAAGTTAGTTTCGGAAAGGAAAGACGGGTTGGCTATCGCTTCCAAAATTGCTGGTGAAATTTATAATTTAAATGTGATTGCGGAAGGGATTGAGGATTACTCAGGAAACACAACTCGGTTTCTAGTAATTGGAAAAACACTATCACCACAAACAAAAGAAGATAAAACATCCGTTGTATTTTCCATTCCCAACCAAACGGGATCTTTGTTTGCTATTTTAAAAACCTTTAACGATGTGCCGGTAAATCTCACAAAGATTGAATCAAGACCACTCAAACGAAATCTATGGGAATATCATTTTTTTATAGATTTCATTGGCCATAAAGATGATCCAAAAATTGCAGAACTATTAGAAAAAGTTAAATCGCAGTGTACTTTGTTTAAACTTTTAGGCTCGTATCCAACTGCTGGATCTTTTCCTACATGA